The following coding sequences are from one Syntrophobacterales bacterium window:
- a CDS encoding DUF89 family protein: MKPDIKCGLCLLEWVYERAIASNNNEDIPPLFKNIVHLLAREMTESANVGALCNQAADLIYEFVPPESDFWSAIKRETNGYVAGLLPQAAAYVNQARTPRGKFQRACSLAATGNVSPMGAPAGGKAFSFPEALALMTGKGPLPVFIGDGFKAATQSNYVFYVTDNAGEIGFDALLVAQLKNMGKDVTVVVKEPAYFEDATPADAEFFDLNRTADRIVTVKKVFVPGKGKSAANLAFRKSDLVISKGTGNYEALRGETQGKSALFLLKIKCAAIARDMEISEGKFVVKLDARS; encoded by the coding sequence ATGAAACCGGACATCAAATGCGGGTTATGCCTTTTGGAGTGGGTTTATGAGCGGGCAATAGCCTCAAACAACAATGAAGACATCCCGCCGCTGTTCAAAAATATTGTCCATCTCCTTGCCCGCGAGATGACAGAATCAGCCAATGTGGGAGCTCTGTGCAATCAGGCGGCGGATTTGATTTATGAATTTGTTCCCCCGGAATCAGATTTCTGGAGTGCAATCAAGCGGGAAACAAATGGTTATGTCGCGGGTCTGCTGCCGCAGGCCGCAGCCTATGTAAATCAGGCGAGAACGCCGCGCGGAAAATTTCAAAGGGCCTGCTCGCTCGCCGCCACGGGAAATGTTTCACCAATGGGCGCACCGGCAGGAGGAAAAGCATTTTCTTTTCCCGAGGCGCTGGCGCTCATGACGGGCAAAGGCCCCCTCCCCGTTTTTATCGGCGATGGCTTCAAGGCCGCGACCCAGTCTAATTACGTATTCTATGTAACAGATAACGCAGGAGAAATAGGGTTTGACGCCCTTCTTGTGGCTCAGCTCAAAAATATGGGAAAAGATGTGACTGTGGTCGTCAAGGAACCGGCCTATTTCGAGGATGCGACCCCTGCAGATGCAGAATTTTTCGACCTGAACCGCACAGCCGACCGAATAGTGACAGTGAAAAAGGTTTTTGTTCCCGGAAAGGGCAAGTCGGCCGCCAACCTGGCCTTTCGCAAGAGCGATCTCGTAATTTCCAAGGGAACCGGAAATTACGAAGCCCTGCGCGGTGAAACACAAGGAAAATCGGCGTTGTTTCTTTTGAAAATCAAGTGCGCGGCGATCGCCAGGGATATGGAAATCAGTGAGGGTAAATTTGTCGTCAAACTTGACGCAAGGAGCTGA
- a CDS encoding 3-oxoacyl-ACP reductase FabG, with the protein MQQKRLEDKVVIITGAGKGLGKAFALRFADEGAKLVLVTRKDLDGLKKAAEEATARGAECIFFLADVTKLEEMQKVADETVKRFGRIDVLVNNAAYYFGVERKPFDQISPEEWDMMMDINVKGPWICARTVFPSMKTQGKGKIINLGSEVFFTGSNGFAHYVASKGGVVGLTRALAAELGPNNITVNAVAPGFTDTEASRTIADVAKYDISKTPLRRLGKAEDIVGTVLFLASDDADFITGEIILVDGGRAMH; encoded by the coding sequence ATGCAGCAGAAAAGACTTGAGGACAAGGTTGTTATAATCACAGGAGCGGGCAAGGGGCTGGGCAAGGCCTTCGCGTTGAGGTTTGCCGACGAAGGCGCCAAACTTGTCCTCGTAACCAGAAAAGACCTTGATGGGCTCAAAAAAGCGGCTGAAGAAGCAACCGCCAGGGGCGCGGAATGCATCTTTTTTCTGGCTGACGTTACCAAACTTGAAGAGATGCAGAAAGTAGCTGATGAAACTGTCAAGAGATTCGGCAGGATCGATGTTTTGGTCAATAATGCCGCCTACTATTTTGGCGTAGAGCGAAAGCCCTTCGATCAAATATCGCCGGAAGAGTGGGACATGATGATGGACATCAACGTCAAGGGGCCCTGGATTTGTGCCCGGACGGTGTTTCCCAGCATGAAGACGCAGGGCAAAGGCAAAATCATCAACCTTGGCTCCGAGGTATTCTTCACGGGGTCAAATGGTTTTGCCCATTACGTCGCCTCCAAGGGCGGGGTCGTGGGACTGACCAGGGCTTTGGCCGCCGAGCTGGGACCGAACAACATTACGGTAAACGCCGTAGCGCCGGGCTTTACTGACACAGAGGCGAGCCGCACGATCGCGGATGTGGCGAAATATGACATATCGAAAACGCCCCTCCGGCGACTCGGAAAGGCTGAAGACATTGTCGGGACGGTACTTTTTCTGGCTTCCGATGACGCCGATTTCATAACAGGGGAAATTATACTTGTGGATGGCGGAAGGGCCATGCACTAA
- a CDS encoding NAD(P)/FAD-dependent oxidoreductase produces MPDKKYDAVIVGGGHHATIIACYLQRAGLKTAMFERWHEMGGGACGEELPLPGFIQNVCAHFTRFYTNPAYSDFNLRDYGLVYLFPENNEAWIYPDGNYIMGKTIFPVVDPLTGRSEFSQAAADYTIKEIAKINQDDANTVEQIIQNFKNKWKKAFGLYRYTGPGEWGNGPDPLEALFDDPKSGLDRDLCMGTVGEIATRMFKSPEMQTFYMRAMQTSNGLMPCDRPGPYWHVHALGLILSMDAAAIVTGGTHSITHALLRAFQQYGGEFFVLNEVKKVLVDNNKAYGIELKNGDRVLADIVVSDLSVELTLEAVGKEWTPDELWEKAQKLKVKPPTLEDTGYERTQLMWGNIALMEAPVYPMNPELGMVPRLYFGKADPDYFLSGRYQKERWEKGIADQLYLLVAPDVQWDKTRAPAGRFAALVEEFTCPWRNFSEREWLRMKREIETRMVKEWAKYAPNVTMDNFISAWIATPDDVVNRNLCMPQGGWGALDANYECLGRMRPFPEISGYRMPVKNYYLCSSAAHSAHGIGRGSSYNCYKVIAQDLGLKYRPWEERGW; encoded by the coding sequence ATGCCAGATAAAAAGTACGATGCAGTTATCGTCGGCGGCGGGCATCACGCAACCATAATCGCGTGTTACCTGCAGCGGGCCGGCCTCAAGACGGCGATGTTTGAAAGATGGCACGAGATGGGCGGCGGCGCCTGCGGCGAAGAGCTGCCGCTTCCGGGTTTTATCCAGAATGTCTGCGCCCACTTTACCAGATTTTATACAAATCCCGCCTATTCCGATTTCAATTTGCGCGATTACGGCCTGGTTTATCTGTTTCCGGAAAACAACGAGGCTTGGATCTATCCCGACGGCAACTATATTATGGGGAAAACGATCTTTCCGGTCGTCGATCCGCTCACGGGCCGCTCTGAATTCTCGCAGGCGGCCGCCGACTACACGATCAAGGAAATCGCCAAGATCAACCAGGACGACGCCAACACGGTCGAGCAGATCATCCAAAACTTCAAAAACAAATGGAAAAAGGCGTTCGGTCTTTACCGTTATACGGGCCCCGGTGAATGGGGGAACGGACCAGATCCGCTGGAAGCGCTGTTTGACGATCCGAAAAGCGGCCTGGATCGCGACCTTTGCATGGGAACAGTGGGCGAGATCGCCACGCGGATGTTCAAGAGTCCCGAGATGCAGACCTTTTACATGCGCGCCATGCAGACCTCAAACGGCCTGATGCCCTGCGATCGACCGGGCCCTTACTGGCATGTGCATGCCCTGGGCCTCATCCTCTCGATGGATGCCGCGGCAATCGTCACCGGGGGAACGCACAGCATCACCCATGCACTCCTGCGGGCTTTCCAGCAGTACGGGGGCGAATTCTTCGTTCTCAACGAAGTAAAAAAAGTCCTTGTAGATAACAACAAGGCCTACGGAATCGAATTGAAAAATGGCGACCGGGTGCTGGCCGACATCGTCGTGAGTGATTTGAGCGTTGAGCTCACTCTGGAGGCCGTGGGCAAGGAGTGGACACCCGATGAGCTTTGGGAAAAGGCGCAGAAGCTGAAGGTAAAACCTCCGACCTTAGAGGATACGGGCTATGAAAGAACGCAGTTGATGTGGGGAAACATTGCCCTGATGGAGGCCCCCGTTTACCCCATGAACCCGGAATTGGGCATGGTCCCCCGTTTGTACTTTGGCAAGGCCGATCCCGACTATTTTCTGAGTGGCCGCTATCAGAAGGAGCGCTGGGAGAAGGGAATCGCCGACCAGTTGTATCTCCTTGTAGCGCCGGACGTGCAGTGGGACAAGACCCGCGCCCCGGCTGGGAGATTCGCCGCCCTTGTGGAGGAATTCACCTGTCCCTGGAGAAATTTTTCGGAACGGGAATGGCTGAGAATGAAGCGGGAAATTGAAACCCGCATGGTGAAAGAGTGGGCGAAATATGCCCCCAATGTAACGATGGACAACTTCATTTCCGCCTGGATTGCCACACCGGACGACGTGGTCAACCGGAATCTCTGCATGCCCCAGGGGGGTTGGGGGGCGCTCGATGCCAACTACGAGTGTTTGGGAAGAATGAGACCCTTTCCGGAGATATCGGGATACCGCATGCCAGTCAAAAATTACTACCTCTGTTCGTCGGCGGCGCATTCCGCCCACGGGATCGGGCGCGGCAGCAGCTACAACTGCTATAAGGTAATTGCCCAGGATTTGGGGCTTAAATACCGGCCCTGGGAAGAGCGCGGTTGGTAG